From Halapricum desulfuricans, a single genomic window includes:
- a CDS encoding alpha/beta hydrolase, which translates to MVSPSWHQYESDEGSTVVGDLRVSDPIEAAHLDVERELLAYLPPSYESSDRQYPVVYMHDGQNLFDEATSYDGEWRVDETMTELAKEGTEAIVIGIPNAEDERPIEYAPFYDPVEVPDDANLPREDIEPLGDAYTDWLLDTVCPAVESAFRTSSKRGVVGSSMGGLISLYSFFRDPEAFAFVGAMSPAVSGPWHGIQEFIETAGHVDGRIYVDVGGAEFADDPDQSAQFEEGVKQLVETLEAIGYADELQYVYDADAVHHESEWARRFPEAIRFLLG; encoded by the coding sequence ATGGTTTCGCCGTCCTGGCACCAGTACGAGAGCGACGAAGGGAGCACTGTCGTCGGCGACCTCCGCGTCTCCGATCCGATCGAAGCCGCACACCTCGATGTAGAGCGGGAACTGCTCGCGTATCTGCCACCGAGCTACGAATCAAGCGACAGGCAGTATCCTGTCGTGTACATGCACGACGGGCAGAACCTCTTCGACGAGGCGACCAGCTACGACGGCGAGTGGCGGGTCGACGAGACGATGACGGAACTCGCCAAAGAGGGGACCGAAGCGATCGTGATCGGGATTCCGAACGCCGAAGACGAGCGACCGATCGAATACGCGCCGTTTTACGATCCGGTCGAGGTCCCGGACGACGCAAACCTCCCCCGAGAGGACATCGAACCGCTCGGGGACGCGTACACCGACTGGCTGCTCGACACCGTCTGTCCGGCCGTCGAGTCGGCGTTTCGCACGTCTTCGAAACGGGGCGTCGTCGGTTCGTCGATGGGCGGGTTGATTAGCCTCTACTCGTTCTTTCGCGATCCCGAAGCGTTCGCGTTCGTGGGCGCGATGAGTCCCGCCGTCAGCGGACCCTGGCACGGGATACAGGAGTTCATCGAAACGGCGGGCCACGTCGACGGACGGATATATGTCGACGTCGGCGGAGCGGAGTTCGCCGACGACCCCGACCAATCGGCACAGTTCGAGGAGGGAGTGAAACAGCTCGTCGAAACGCTGGAGGCGATCGGCTACGCTGACGAGTTACAGTACGTCTACGACGCCGACGCTGTGCATCACGAATCCGAGTGGGCTAGACGATTCCCCGAAGCGATCCGATTCCTGCTCGGGTGA
- the pyrB gene encoding aspartate carbamoyltransferase → MRHDHIISAKQLSRGDIEEVLDHAAEIAADPEAYTDRHAGTLLGLLFFEPSTRTKMSFSAAIKRLGGDIVDMGPVEYSSVKKGESLADTVRVVEGYADALVMRHPSEGSAQMAAEFVDVPLLNGGDGAGQHPTQTLLDLYTIRENAGLDDLTIGIMGDLKYGRTVHSLSHALTNFDAHQHFISPESLQLPRSVRYDLHEEGATIREHTDLEEILPSLDVLYVTRIQQERFPDENEYREVAGEYQIDAATLEAASDDLTVMHPLPRVDEIDHDIDDTDHATFFEQAHNGVPVRMALLDLLLEGQR, encoded by the coding sequence ATGCGTCACGACCACATTATCAGCGCGAAACAGCTCTCCAGAGGGGACATCGAGGAGGTGCTGGACCACGCTGCCGAGATCGCGGCCGATCCGGAGGCCTACACGGATCGCCACGCCGGGACGCTGCTCGGTCTGCTCTTTTTCGAGCCGAGCACGCGGACGAAGATGAGTTTCAGCGCGGCGATCAAGCGACTCGGCGGCGACATCGTCGACATGGGACCGGTGGAGTATTCGAGCGTCAAGAAGGGTGAGAGCCTCGCCGACACGGTTCGGGTCGTCGAGGGGTACGCGGACGCGCTCGTCATGCGCCACCCGAGCGAGGGGTCAGCACAGATGGCCGCGGAGTTCGTCGACGTCCCGTTGCTCAACGGCGGCGACGGGGCCGGCCAGCATCCGACACAGACGCTGCTCGATCTGTACACTATCCGGGAGAACGCGGGACTGGACGACCTGACGATCGGGATCATGGGTGATCTGAAGTACGGGCGGACAGTCCATTCGCTGTCGCACGCGCTGACGAACTTCGATGCTCATCAGCACTTCATCAGCCCCGAGAGCCTGCAACTACCGCGCTCGGTCCGGTACGACCTGCACGAGGAGGGCGCGACAATCCGGGAACACACCGACCTGGAGGAGATTCTGCCGTCGCTCGACGTGCTGTACGTCACGCGCATTCAGCAGGAGCGGTTCCCCGACGAGAACGAGTACCGCGAGGTCGCCGGCGAGTACCAGATCGACGCCGCGACGCTCGAGGCTGCCAGCGACGATCTCACCGTCATGCACCCGCTCCCGCGGGTCGACGAGATCGACCACGATATCGACGACACCGACCACGCGACGTTCTTCGAACAGGCGCACAACGGCGTGCCAGTCAGAATGGCACTGCTCGATCTCCTGCTGGAGGGACAACGATGA
- the pyrI gene encoding aspartate carbamoyltransferase regulatory subunit, giving the protein MTDDQKLRVSKIQNGTVIDHIAGGQALNVLAILGIDGTAGEPISIVMHTPSDRLGTKDIIKVEGRELSEAEVDVLSLVAPAATINIIREYDVVEKHRVNRPEEVVGVLECPNQHCITTENEPIESHFEVLEDGVRCTYCDTIIREDLAAHILAG; this is encoded by the coding sequence ATGACTGACGATCAGAAGCTCCGCGTCAGCAAGATCCAGAACGGCACCGTCATCGACCATATCGCCGGCGGGCAGGCGCTGAACGTCCTCGCGATTCTCGGGATCGACGGCACCGCCGGCGAACCGATCAGTATCGTCATGCACACGCCCAGCGACCGGCTGGGGACCAAGGACATCATCAAAGTCGAGGGGCGGGAGCTCAGCGAGGCCGAAGTGGACGTCCTCTCGCTGGTCGCGCCCGCGGCGACGATCAACATCATCCGCGAGTACGACGTCGTCGAGAAACACCGGGTCAACCGTCCCGAAGAGGTCGTCGGCGTACTCGAATGTCCGAACCAGCACTGTATCACGACCGAGAACGAGCCGATCGAGTCGCACTTCGAAGTGCTCGAAGACGGCGTGCGGTGTACCTACTGCGATACGATCATCCGGGAGGACCTCGCCGCACACATCCTCGCCGGCTGA
- a CDS encoding ABC transporter substrate-binding protein has translation MSNQKNIKRRRFLQATGASALTIGLAGCTGDDDDDNGNVTNSGSDTAYPYGANELMIDEAKSVMEEAGYGPDNRYDLDWLQYVSPAWKEMANTIRSRLDSAYINMNISDADFGQLLNTTEKGDHEAFTLGWIADYPGARNFLQLIDPENTVYDAEGSTPNGARLFWSEDAKGDSEVRQNMTEQFDRIQDNPEQTEEAQSVRAEATARMEELLWESAALLPVYHTVDDVYWYDKVDYDPPGGMGPSRAKTSTTVRGLEGDDILNGTSGTFNSLDPIASGNTASGSKIMDMFDAPMNYVNGTTEVEPLIVEDYSVNDDLTEYEFTLKEGIQFHGDYGEVTADDVVYSIRRLVESTNSSNTYFPISVLDIDREENDDGSVVSGSTAVEATGDYSFTITLRNAFGYTLEVLAYSAFSVVPEGIVGDIEGYDGDMDWQEFSTNPVGCGPFVFEEWQSGTGGEFRASAFADYHDGEPAVDGVQDAILSEPNSIYNRFINGNADVSAIPTSQYDSAKVNFTDSEGAQQLGEYGPIGDDTTVNMSRTPAINTYYIAFNMEEVPKAVRQAMAYVLTRGDFVNAGDGSVFKGRGEPAYHLTPPQVYPGGPEGYEQHWKEQ, from the coding sequence ATGTCCAACCAAAAGAATATCAAGCGTCGCCGCTTCCTGCAGGCGACCGGTGCGTCAGCGCTGACGATCGGTCTCGCCGGCTGTACCGGGGACGACGACGACGATAACGGTAACGTGACCAATTCCGGTTCCGATACGGCCTATCCGTATGGGGCGAACGAACTGATGATCGACGAGGCCAAATCGGTCATGGAAGAGGCGGGTTACGGCCCGGACAACCGGTACGATCTCGACTGGCTGCAGTACGTCTCGCCGGCGTGGAAGGAGATGGCGAACACGATCCGCTCCCGGCTTGATTCGGCGTACATCAATATGAACATCTCCGACGCGGACTTCGGTCAGCTCCTCAATACGACGGAGAAGGGGGACCACGAGGCGTTCACGCTCGGCTGGATCGCCGACTATCCCGGAGCGCGGAACTTCCTGCAGCTGATCGATCCCGAGAATACAGTCTACGACGCCGAGGGATCGACGCCCAACGGCGCTCGGCTGTTCTGGTCGGAAGACGCAAAGGGCGATTCGGAGGTCCGCCAGAATATGACCGAGCAGTTCGACCGGATCCAGGACAACCCTGAGCAGACCGAGGAGGCCCAGTCGGTCCGGGCGGAGGCGACCGCACGGATGGAGGAACTCCTCTGGGAGTCCGCGGCACTGCTGCCGGTCTATCACACCGTCGACGACGTGTACTGGTATGACAAGGTCGACTACGACCCGCCGGGCGGGATGGGGCCGTCCCGTGCGAAGACCAGCACGACGGTGAGGGGGCTCGAAGGTGACGATATCCTGAACGGGACCTCCGGTACGTTCAACTCGCTCGATCCGATCGCGTCAGGCAACACTGCGAGCGGATCGAAGATCATGGACATGTTCGACGCGCCGATGAACTACGTCAACGGCACGACGGAAGTCGAGCCGCTCATCGTCGAGGACTACTCCGTCAACGACGATCTCACGGAGTACGAGTTTACCCTCAAAGAGGGGATCCAGTTCCACGGCGACTACGGCGAAGTGACGGCCGACGACGTGGTGTATTCGATCCGGCGACTCGTCGAATCGACCAACTCCTCGAACACCTACTTCCCGATCAGCGTCCTCGACATCGACAGAGAGGAGAACGACGACGGGAGCGTGGTGTCCGGTTCGACTGCCGTCGAGGCGACCGGCGACTACAGCTTCACGATCACGCTGCGGAACGCCTTCGGCTACACGCTGGAAGTACTGGCCTACTCGGCGTTCTCGGTCGTTCCCGAGGGAATCGTCGGCGATATCGAGGGGTACGACGGCGATATGGACTGGCAGGAGTTCTCGACGAACCCGGTCGGGTGTGGCCCGTTCGTCTTCGAGGAATGGCAGTCCGGCACTGGCGGGGAGTTCCGCGCGTCCGCATTCGCAGACTATCACGACGGCGAGCCTGCCGTCGACGGGGTCCAAGACGCGATCCTCTCGGAGCCCAACTCGATCTACAACCGATTCATCAACGGCAACGCGGACGTCTCCGCGATTCCGACCTCGCAGTACGACTCCGCAAAAGTCAATTTCACCGACAGCGAGGGCGCACAGCAACTCGGCGAGTACGGCCCGATCGGTGACGATACGACAGTGAACATGTCGCGGACGCCGGCGATCAACACCTACTACATCGCCTTCAACATGGAGGAAGTCCCGAAAGCCGTCCGACAGGCGATGGCGTACGTGCTCACGCGAGGGGACTTCGTCAACGCCGGTGACGGAAGCGTGTTCAAGGGGCGCGGTGAGCCCGCATACCACCTGACGCCCCCACAGGTCTACCCAGGCGGTCCTGAGGGATACGAACAGCACTGGAAAGAGCAATAG
- a CDS encoding CBS domain-containing protein encodes MDIADIATSEYVAVDVDERLGKVRSIFERDNPKGILVTDDGDYEGVITQKQLVQSHVEDQAKAGAMAQHAPKVDRTADLRETARVLVEGGIKVAPVFEADRLWGVVTDDAILEAVLENLDALTVDQIYTENVISIDQSAQVGQAINHLRENGISRLPVIDEDGQLAGMVTRHDIVDVVVRDMDKSTVGERAGDVDRILDLPVYDAMSSPVETTTLSTSVQDAVETMLENDYAGLVVTPEEDDSLVAGIITKTDVLRALTFTEEEHMDVQITNIKLLDTISRDDIRIGIEEVADKYQDMQVHHAHVRFQEHKEKLRGTPLIQCQIRLRTNKGQMAGSGEGYGAETAFNVALDKLQRNVLEKKGVESDEEYRGQVLRKLREL; translated from the coding sequence ATGGATATTGCTGATATTGCTACCAGCGAATACGTCGCAGTCGACGTCGATGAACGCCTCGGGAAAGTCCGGTCGATCTTCGAGCGGGACAATCCCAAGGGCATTCTCGTGACCGACGACGGCGACTACGAGGGCGTCATCACCCAGAAACAGCTGGTACAGTCGCACGTCGAGGACCAGGCCAAAGCGGGAGCGATGGCCCAGCACGCACCGAAAGTCGATCGGACGGCGGACCTTCGCGAGACCGCGCGCGTGCTCGTCGAAGGCGGGATCAAAGTCGCGCCGGTGTTCGAGGCCGACCGTCTCTGGGGTGTCGTCACCGACGACGCCATCCTCGAGGCCGTCCTGGAGAATCTCGATGCGCTGACGGTCGATCAGATCTACACCGAGAACGTCATCTCGATCGACCAGAGCGCACAGGTCGGGCAAGCGATCAACCATCTTCGAGAGAACGGGATCTCCCGTCTCCCGGTCATCGACGAGGACGGCCAGCTCGCCGGGATGGTCACTCGCCACGACATCGTCGACGTTGTCGTCCGCGATATGGACAAGTCGACTGTCGGCGAGCGAGCGGGCGACGTCGATCGCATCCTCGATCTCCCCGTCTACGACGCGATGAGTAGCCCCGTCGAGACGACGACGCTCTCGACTTCCGTCCAGGACGCGGTTGAGACGATGCTCGAAAACGACTACGCTGGACTGGTCGTCACGCCCGAAGAAGACGACTCGCTCGTCGCCGGGATCATCACGAAGACGGACGTCCTTCGGGCGCTGACGTTCACCGAAGAGGAGCACATGGACGTCCAGATCACCAACATCAAGCTACTGGATACTATCTCACGGGACGATATCCGGATCGGAATCGAGGAAGTCGCCGACAAGTACCAGGACATGCAGGTCCATCACGCCCACGTCCGGTTCCAAGAGCACAAGGAGAAACTCCGCGGGACGCCGCTGATCCAGTGTCAGATCCGCCTCCGGACGAACAAGGGCCAGATGGCCGGCTCCGGAGAGGGATACGGGGCCGAAACTGCGTTCAACGTCGCTCTCGATAAGCTCCAGCGCAACGTCCTGGAGAAGAAAGGCGTCGAGAGCGACGAAGAGTACCGCGGCCAGGTACTTCGGAAACTCCGCGAATTGTAA